The following coding sequences lie in one Rutidosis leptorrhynchoides isolate AG116_Rl617_1_P2 chromosome 4, CSIRO_AGI_Rlap_v1, whole genome shotgun sequence genomic window:
- the LOC139904024 gene encoding uncharacterized protein: protein MLKQAEKGLPKKTPAILTIKEGKIQKRKPQAASGKGKGKSKQAYTPKKKIPPPAKKAHPAKNMACHHCGQIGHWRRNCVLYLEELKKGKAGSTSTSGT, encoded by the exons ATGCTTAAGCAAGCTGAAAAGGGGCTACCAAAGAAGACTCCTGCAATCTTAACCATAAAGGAAGGTAAAATCCAGAAAAGAAAGCCGCAAGCTGCTAGTGGAAAGGGAAAAGGAAAGAGTAAGCAAGCTTACACACctaagaagaaaattccaccaccAGCAAAGAAAGCGCATCCCGCAAAGAACATGGCTTGTCACCATTGTGGCCAGATTGGTCATTGGAGACGAAACTGTGTGCTTTACTTGGAGGAGTTGAAGAAGGGAAAGGCTGGTTCGACCAGCACTTCAG GGACTTAG